A single region of the Rhizophagus irregularis chromosome 27, complete sequence genome encodes:
- a CDS encoding uncharacterized protein (SECRETED:cutsite_ANA-KS; SECRETED:prob_0.2440); SECRETED:SignalP(1-17), protein MHVLNQMIGILLAIANAKSGITWALNVATVEIIWFVTSGPGSIDGGNVRLCYSTSKPATFGDAIVAIDILEILWQTANPTQAGGWDPVSYSNGVV, encoded by the exons ATGCATGttttaaatcaaatgattGGTATTTTACTTGCGATAGCAAATGCAAAATCTGGAATTACATGGGCATTGAATGTTGCCACAGTAGAAATAATTTGGTTCGTTACATCTGGGCCTGGAAGTATTGACG gaGGTAATGTTCGGTTGTGCTac TCAACCAGCAAACCAGCAACATTTGGAGATGCAATAGTAGCAATtgatatattagaaatattatggCAAACAGCAAATCCAACACAAGCTGGTGGATGGGATCCAGTGTCCTATTCAAATGGAGTTGTTTAG
- a CDS encoding glycosylphosphatidylinositol anchor biosynthesis, whose product MTFNIIRFLTILIILYTIISQISLAQDTEAIVDGFFSRGGHTNNWAVLVCTSRFWFNYRHIANTLSIYRTVKRLGIPDSNIILMLADDVACNPRNAFPATVFNNAGRYLDLYGDNVEVDYRGYEVTVENFIRVLTGRVAPDTPRSKRLLSDDRSNILVYMTGHGGNEFLKFQDAEEISSFDLADAFEQMWEKRRYHEVLFMIDTCQANTMYSQIYSPNILATGSSELGENSYSHHMDTDIGVAVIDRFTYYNLEFLEKVDMQSKATLKDLFNSYNPNFIHSTPGVRSDLFSRPLDKVLVTDFFGSVQNIELTGQQYNISNSDIVNETIISDESNFKITEYQSNESPRESEKSNSKNFHLFNVNSKQSSPSIPQFLIANT is encoded by the exons atgacttttaatattatacgatttcttacaattttgataatattatatactattatttctcaaatttcTTTAGCCCAGGATACTGAAGCTATCGTAGACGGCTTCTTTAGTCGAGGAGGTCATACTAACAATTGGGCAGTTTTG gTATGCACTTCGAGATTTTGGTTTAATTACCGTCATATTGCGAATACATTATCAATATATCGTACAGTAAAGCGTTTAGGTATTCCGGATTCGAATATCATCTTAATGCTTGCCGACGACGTAGCCTGTAATCCACGTAATGCATTTCCTGCTACAGTGTTTAACAATGCTGGAAGATATTTGGACCTGTATGGAGATAATGTAGAAGTAGATTATAGGGGTTATGAGGTAACAGTGGAGAATTTTATTCGAGTCTTAACAG GCCGTGTTGCTCCGGATACACCTCGATCTAAGCGTTTACTGTCTGATGATCGGTCAAACATTTTAGTGTACATGACTGGTCATGGTGGTAATGAATTCTTGAAATTTCAAGATGCCGAAGAGATTAGTAGTTTTGATTTGGCAGATGCGTTTGAGCAAATGTGGGAAAAGAGAAG gTATCATGAAGTTTTATTCATGATTGATACATGTCAAGCGAATACAATGTATAGTCAAATATATTCACCCAATATATTGGCTACTGGAAGTAGTGAACTTGGAGAGAATTCTTATTCA CATCACATGGACACTGACATTGGTGTTGCGGTTATTGACCGttttacttattataatttggaatttttgGAGAAAGTAGATATGCAAAGCAAGGCAACTttgaaagatttatttaattcatataaCCCGAACTTTATACATTCAACTCCCGGTGTTCGGAGCGATCTGTTTTCTAGGCCATTAGATAAGGTCCTCGTGACTGATTTTTTTGGAAGTGTTCAAAATATAGAACTCACGGGACAACAATACAACATATCAAATTCGGACATTGTTAATGAGACCATTATCTCTGACGAATCAAATTTTAAG ATTACTGAATATCAATCAAACGAATCTCCGCGTGAATCCGAGAAatctaattctaaaaattttcatttgttcAACGTCAATTCAAAGCAATCATCACCTTCAATAccacaatttttaattgcaa ATACctaa
- a CDS encoding uncharacterized protein (SECRETED:cutsite_TKS-AP; SECRETED:prob_0.3766); SECRETED:SignalP(1-27): MFQFLTFLFFTKHFLTFHLIFSIGTKSAPTWMPNSKGNQLLLGYRIPKEISSNVDADIPDEFRNIFETSLKKTKSAPNWIPESRKEISSKLYRNPAEIGSDLDTNPQKSAPKLGYRIPGKSAKSPRSGFRRAGKPIDKFRSSIPKVQNTKEIGSELANSIGNRL; this comes from the exons atgttccaatttttaacatttttattttttacgaaacattttttaacttttcatttaatattttcaatcggaac AAAATCGGCTCCTACTTGGATGCCGAACTCCaaag gAAATCAGCTCCTACTTGGATACCGAATTCCAAAA gAAATCAGCTCCAACGTGGACGCTGATATTCCAGATgagtttcgaaatattttcgaaacttctttgaaaaaaac gaaatcggctccaaattggataccggaatcccgcaa ggaaATCAGCTCCAAATTGTACCGGAATCCCGCAG aaattGGCTCTGATTTGGATACCAATCCACAG aaaTCGGCTCCGAAGCTTGGATACCGAATTCcag ggAAATCGGCAAAATCTCCTCGGTCAGGTTTCAGAAG gGCTGGAAAGCCGATAGACAAATTTCGGTCTTCCATTCCGAAG GTCCAGAACACCAAA gaaatcGGCTCTGAATTGGCCAATTCTATAG gaaatcGGCTCTGA